A section of the Triplophysa dalaica isolate WHDGS20190420 chromosome 8, ASM1584641v1, whole genome shotgun sequence genome encodes:
- the naxd gene encoding ATP-dependent (S)-NAD(P)H-hydrate dehydratase isoform X1 yields the protein MLVNATRGFLWSDMETRALLNIWGEHDVQTALDGNFRNSHVYRDIANRLCELGFDRTPDQCRIRVKSLKRQYYQAKEGSKKNGQYHKMCKFYDEMESILSNRSLVERHDIDSVAVGGDETMDEDAESAELLHDTQMDGSGECSFMEHQVKTEYPSFPIPVTVGGMSSFPAKPSNPPKANAASSSTSRPRRSKKRFANMSLEKLMEKFLEQSMEAEENFYRLEEQRLQAEDKRREEEHSRELQMLQMLGQIFTGISTASSVPPHPPQPTGIPQSNPTVSLLHPSVGNRNRPTALTEFASHSQPAGPGLLMDEGDVEFIERSFSLGTTAMDNVLPLVKNTIPQLTSKKHKGQDGRIGIIGGCQEYTGAPYFAAISALKAGADLSHVFCTKEAAPVIKSYSPELIVHPVLDSPNAVEEIEKWLPRLHSLVVGPGLGREDMLLKNAKEIIERSKLRSIPIIIDADGLWLVAKEPSVIQGYQKGILTPNVMEFSRLYEAMHHEPLDSNDHKRSAQQLSIAMGNLTLVLKGEEDIITDGKNMLKCSQEGSGRRCGGQGDLLSGSLGVFAHWAFSSSTDATKGMNPSLVAAFGATSLTRQCNRQAFHKHGRSTTTSDMIQEISSSFKKLFES from the exons ATGTTAGTGAATGCAACGCGGGGTTTCCTGTGGTCGGACATGGAGACCAGGGCGCTGTTGAATATCTGGGGTGAACACGACGTGCAGACGGCTCTGGACGGAAACTTTCGGAACAGCCACGTATACCGGGACATCGCGAACCGCCTGTGCGAGTTGGGCTTCGATCGGACACCAGACCAATGCAGGATACGGGTTAAGAGCTTAAAGAGGCAGTATTATCAGGCGAAGGAGGGATCCAAGAAAAATGGGCAGTACCACAAGATGTGCAAGTTCTACGACGAAATGGAGAGTATATTGAGCAATAGATCCCTAGTAGAGAGGCATGACATTGATAGTGTTGCTGTTGGAGGAGATGAAACGATGGATGAAGATGCTGAGAGTGCTGAACTGTTGCACGACACTCAGATGGATGGCAGTGGTGAATGCTCCTTTATGGAGCATCAAGTGAAAACTGAATATCCATCCTTCCCCATTCCGGTGACAGTGGGTGGCATGA GTTCCTTTCCAGCTAAACCGAGCAACCCGCCCAAGGCGAACGCAGCCTCGTCATCCACTAGCAGGCCACGGCGGAGCAAGAAACGGTTTGCCAACATGTCGCTGGAGAAGCTGATGGAGAAGTTTTTGGAACAGAGCATGGAAGCGGAAGAGAACTTTTACAGGCTCGAGGAGCAGCGTCTTCAGGCAGAGGATAAGCGCAGAGAGGAAGAACATTCCAGAGAGTTGCAGATGCTTCAGATGCTGGGCCAGATTTTCACGGGCATCAGCACGGCCTCTTCTGTACCACCACACCCTCCGCAACCAACCGGTATCCCCCAAAGTAACCCTACCGTATCCCTCTTGCATCCTTCTGTTGGAAATCGTAACCGTCCCACTGCCTTGACTGAGTTTGCCAGCCACAGCCAACCAGCTGGCCCAGGTCTGCTCATGGATGAGGGTGACGTTGAAT TCATAGAGCGCTCCTTCTCCCTGGGCACAACTGCGATGGACAACGTCTTACCtcttgtaaaaaacacaattcctCAGCTGACGTCCAAAAAACACAAGGGTCAGGATGGGCGTATTGGAATCATTGGTGGATGTCAAGA GTACACGGGAGCACCTTATTTTGCAGCTATCTCGGCTTTAAAAGCA gGAGCTGATCTGTCTCATGTATTCTGTACCAAAGAGGCAGCCCCAGTGATCAAGTCCTACAGTCCAGAACTCATCGTTCATCCAGTACT AGACAGTCCTAATGCTGTAGAGGAGATCGAGAAATGGCTACCAAGACTTCACAGTCTGGTTGTTGGTCCGGGCCTTGGAAGGGAGGATATGCTTTTAAAGAATGCAAAG GAGATTATAGAGCGGTCAAAACTCAGAAGCATCCCAATCATCATAGATGCT GATGGACTTTGGTTAGTGGCAAAAGAACCATCAGTTATTCAAGGATATCAGAAAGGCATCCTCACACCTAACGTTATGGAGTTTAGTCGTCTGTATGAAGCCATG CACCACGAGCCCCTGGATAGCAACGACCACAAGAGAAGCGCACAGCAACTAAGCATCGCCATGGGTAACCTAACCttggttttaaagggagaggAGGACATCATTACTGACGGAAAAAACA TGCTTAAGTGTAGTCAGGAAGGCAGTGGACGCCGTTGTGGGGGACAGGGAGATCTGCTTTCTGGCTCTTTGGGAGTCTTTGCGCATTGGGCATTCAGCTCATCCACAGATGCAACTAAAGG catGAATCCCTCACTGGTGGCTGCATTTGGTGCTACTTCTCTAACAAGGCAATGTAATCGTCAGGCGTTCCACAAACATGGCAGATCTACGACCACCTCTGACATGATCCAGGAGATAAGCAGCTCTTTCAAGAAgttgtttgaaagctga
- the naxd gene encoding ATP-dependent (S)-NAD(P)H-hydrate dehydratase isoform X3, with protein sequence MHGRSLLVVITVIVAIAAVLLYDKGSFPAKPSNPPKANAASSSTSRPRRSKKRFANMSLEKLMEKFLEQSMEAEENFYRLEEQRLQAEDKRREEEHSRELQMLQMLGQIFTGISTASSVPPHPPQPTGIPQSNPTVSLLHPSVGNRNRPTALTEFASHSQPAGPGLLMDEGDVEFIERSFSLGTTAMDNVLPLVKNTIPQLTSKKHKGQDGRIGIIGGCQEYTGAPYFAAISALKAGADLSHVFCTKEAAPVIKSYSPELIVHPVLDSPNAVEEIEKWLPRLHSLVVGPGLGREDMLLKNAKEIIERSKLRSIPIIIDADGLWLVAKEPSVIQGYQKGILTPNVMEFSRLYEAMHHEPLDSNDHKRSAQQLSIAMGNLTLVLKGEEDIITDGKNMLKCSQEGSGRRCGGQGDLLSGSLGVFAHWAFSSSTDATKGMNPSLVAAFGATSLTRQCNRQAFHKHGRSTTTSDMIQEISSSFKKLFES encoded by the exons ATGCATGGACGTTCACTTCTCGTCGTGATAACTGTAATCGTTGCAATTGCAGCAGTGTTGCTTTATGATAAAG GTTCCTTTCCAGCTAAACCGAGCAACCCGCCCAAGGCGAACGCAGCCTCGTCATCCACTAGCAGGCCACGGCGGAGCAAGAAACGGTTTGCCAACATGTCGCTGGAGAAGCTGATGGAGAAGTTTTTGGAACAGAGCATGGAAGCGGAAGAGAACTTTTACAGGCTCGAGGAGCAGCGTCTTCAGGCAGAGGATAAGCGCAGAGAGGAAGAACATTCCAGAGAGTTGCAGATGCTTCAGATGCTGGGCCAGATTTTCACGGGCATCAGCACGGCCTCTTCTGTACCACCACACCCTCCGCAACCAACCGGTATCCCCCAAAGTAACCCTACCGTATCCCTCTTGCATCCTTCTGTTGGAAATCGTAACCGTCCCACTGCCTTGACTGAGTTTGCCAGCCACAGCCAACCAGCTGGCCCAGGTCTGCTCATGGATGAGGGTGACGTTGAAT TCATAGAGCGCTCCTTCTCCCTGGGCACAACTGCGATGGACAACGTCTTACCtcttgtaaaaaacacaattcctCAGCTGACGTCCAAAAAACACAAGGGTCAGGATGGGCGTATTGGAATCATTGGTGGATGTCAAGA GTACACGGGAGCACCTTATTTTGCAGCTATCTCGGCTTTAAAAGCA gGAGCTGATCTGTCTCATGTATTCTGTACCAAAGAGGCAGCCCCAGTGATCAAGTCCTACAGTCCAGAACTCATCGTTCATCCAGTACT AGACAGTCCTAATGCTGTAGAGGAGATCGAGAAATGGCTACCAAGACTTCACAGTCTGGTTGTTGGTCCGGGCCTTGGAAGGGAGGATATGCTTTTAAAGAATGCAAAG GAGATTATAGAGCGGTCAAAACTCAGAAGCATCCCAATCATCATAGATGCT GATGGACTTTGGTTAGTGGCAAAAGAACCATCAGTTATTCAAGGATATCAGAAAGGCATCCTCACACCTAACGTTATGGAGTTTAGTCGTCTGTATGAAGCCATG CACCACGAGCCCCTGGATAGCAACGACCACAAGAGAAGCGCACAGCAACTAAGCATCGCCATGGGTAACCTAACCttggttttaaagggagaggAGGACATCATTACTGACGGAAAAAACA TGCTTAAGTGTAGTCAGGAAGGCAGTGGACGCCGTTGTGGGGGACAGGGAGATCTGCTTTCTGGCTCTTTGGGAGTCTTTGCGCATTGGGCATTCAGCTCATCCACAGATGCAACTAAAGG catGAATCCCTCACTGGTGGCTGCATTTGGTGCTACTTCTCTAACAAGGCAATGTAATCGTCAGGCGTTCCACAAACATGGCAGATCTACGACCACCTCTGACATGATCCAGGAGATAAGCAGCTCTTTCAAGAAgttgtttgaaagctga
- the naxd gene encoding ATP-dependent (S)-NAD(P)H-hydrate dehydratase isoform X4 — protein sequence MNLLKRATYIFSEQPLSLSIGSFPAKPSNPPKANAASSSTSRPRRSKKRFANMSLEKLMEKFLEQSMEAEENFYRLEEQRLQAEDKRREEEHSRELQMLQMLGQIFTGISTASSVPPHPPQPTGIPQSNPTVSLLHPSVGNRNRPTALTEFASHSQPAGPGLLMDEGDVEFIERSFSLGTTAMDNVLPLVKNTIPQLTSKKHKGQDGRIGIIGGCQEYTGAPYFAAISALKAGADLSHVFCTKEAAPVIKSYSPELIVHPVLDSPNAVEEIEKWLPRLHSLVVGPGLGREDMLLKNAKEIIERSKLRSIPIIIDADGLWLVAKEPSVIQGYQKGILTPNVMEFSRLYEAMHHEPLDSNDHKRSAQQLSIAMGNLTLVLKGEEDIITDGKNMLKCSQEGSGRRCGGQGDLLSGSLGVFAHWAFSSSTDATKGMNPSLVAAFGATSLTRQCNRQAFHKHGRSTTTSDMIQEISSSFKKLFES from the exons ATGAATCTGCTCAAACGTGCCACCTACATTTTCTCTGAACAGCCACTAAGTCTGTCAATTG GTTCCTTTCCAGCTAAACCGAGCAACCCGCCCAAGGCGAACGCAGCCTCGTCATCCACTAGCAGGCCACGGCGGAGCAAGAAACGGTTTGCCAACATGTCGCTGGAGAAGCTGATGGAGAAGTTTTTGGAACAGAGCATGGAAGCGGAAGAGAACTTTTACAGGCTCGAGGAGCAGCGTCTTCAGGCAGAGGATAAGCGCAGAGAGGAAGAACATTCCAGAGAGTTGCAGATGCTTCAGATGCTGGGCCAGATTTTCACGGGCATCAGCACGGCCTCTTCTGTACCACCACACCCTCCGCAACCAACCGGTATCCCCCAAAGTAACCCTACCGTATCCCTCTTGCATCCTTCTGTTGGAAATCGTAACCGTCCCACTGCCTTGACTGAGTTTGCCAGCCACAGCCAACCAGCTGGCCCAGGTCTGCTCATGGATGAGGGTGACGTTGAAT TCATAGAGCGCTCCTTCTCCCTGGGCACAACTGCGATGGACAACGTCTTACCtcttgtaaaaaacacaattcctCAGCTGACGTCCAAAAAACACAAGGGTCAGGATGGGCGTATTGGAATCATTGGTGGATGTCAAGA GTACACGGGAGCACCTTATTTTGCAGCTATCTCGGCTTTAAAAGCA gGAGCTGATCTGTCTCATGTATTCTGTACCAAAGAGGCAGCCCCAGTGATCAAGTCCTACAGTCCAGAACTCATCGTTCATCCAGTACT AGACAGTCCTAATGCTGTAGAGGAGATCGAGAAATGGCTACCAAGACTTCACAGTCTGGTTGTTGGTCCGGGCCTTGGAAGGGAGGATATGCTTTTAAAGAATGCAAAG GAGATTATAGAGCGGTCAAAACTCAGAAGCATCCCAATCATCATAGATGCT GATGGACTTTGGTTAGTGGCAAAAGAACCATCAGTTATTCAAGGATATCAGAAAGGCATCCTCACACCTAACGTTATGGAGTTTAGTCGTCTGTATGAAGCCATG CACCACGAGCCCCTGGATAGCAACGACCACAAGAGAAGCGCACAGCAACTAAGCATCGCCATGGGTAACCTAACCttggttttaaagggagaggAGGACATCATTACTGACGGAAAAAACA TGCTTAAGTGTAGTCAGGAAGGCAGTGGACGCCGTTGTGGGGGACAGGGAGATCTGCTTTCTGGCTCTTTGGGAGTCTTTGCGCATTGGGCATTCAGCTCATCCACAGATGCAACTAAAGG catGAATCCCTCACTGGTGGCTGCATTTGGTGCTACTTCTCTAACAAGGCAATGTAATCGTCAGGCGTTCCACAAACATGGCAGATCTACGACCACCTCTGACATGATCCAGGAGATAAGCAGCTCTTTCAAGAAgttgtttgaaagctga
- the naxd gene encoding ATP-dependent (S)-NAD(P)H-hydrate dehydratase isoform X2, with protein MLVNATRGFLWSDMETRALLNIWGEHDVQTALDGNFRNSHVYRDIANRLCELGFDRTPDQCRIRVKSLKRQYYQAKEGSKKNGQYHKMCKFYDEMESILSNRSLVERHDIDSVAVGGDETMDEDAESAELLHDTQMDGSGECSFMEHQVKTEYPSFPIPVTVGGMSSFPAKPSNPPKANAASSSTSRPRRSKKRFANMSLEKLMEKFLEQSMEAEENFYRLEEQRLQAEDKRREEEHSRELQMLQMLGQIFTGISTASSVPPHPPQPTGIPQSNPTVSLLHPSVGNRNRPTALTEFASHSQPAGPVIERSFSLGTTAMDNVLPLVKNTIPQLTSKKHKGQDGRIGIIGGCQEYTGAPYFAAISALKAGADLSHVFCTKEAAPVIKSYSPELIVHPVLDSPNAVEEIEKWLPRLHSLVVGPGLGREDMLLKNAKEIIERSKLRSIPIIIDADGLWLVAKEPSVIQGYQKGILTPNVMEFSRLYEAMHHEPLDSNDHKRSAQQLSIAMGNLTLVLKGEEDIITDGKNMLKCSQEGSGRRCGGQGDLLSGSLGVFAHWAFSSSTDATKGMNPSLVAAFGATSLTRQCNRQAFHKHGRSTTTSDMIQEISSSFKKLFES; from the exons ATGTTAGTGAATGCAACGCGGGGTTTCCTGTGGTCGGACATGGAGACCAGGGCGCTGTTGAATATCTGGGGTGAACACGACGTGCAGACGGCTCTGGACGGAAACTTTCGGAACAGCCACGTATACCGGGACATCGCGAACCGCCTGTGCGAGTTGGGCTTCGATCGGACACCAGACCAATGCAGGATACGGGTTAAGAGCTTAAAGAGGCAGTATTATCAGGCGAAGGAGGGATCCAAGAAAAATGGGCAGTACCACAAGATGTGCAAGTTCTACGACGAAATGGAGAGTATATTGAGCAATAGATCCCTAGTAGAGAGGCATGACATTGATAGTGTTGCTGTTGGAGGAGATGAAACGATGGATGAAGATGCTGAGAGTGCTGAACTGTTGCACGACACTCAGATGGATGGCAGTGGTGAATGCTCCTTTATGGAGCATCAAGTGAAAACTGAATATCCATCCTTCCCCATTCCGGTGACAGTGGGTGGCATGA GTTCCTTTCCAGCTAAACCGAGCAACCCGCCCAAGGCGAACGCAGCCTCGTCATCCACTAGCAGGCCACGGCGGAGCAAGAAACGGTTTGCCAACATGTCGCTGGAGAAGCTGATGGAGAAGTTTTTGGAACAGAGCATGGAAGCGGAAGAGAACTTTTACAGGCTCGAGGAGCAGCGTCTTCAGGCAGAGGATAAGCGCAGAGAGGAAGAACATTCCAGAGAGTTGCAGATGCTTCAGATGCTGGGCCAGATTTTCACGGGCATCAGCACGGCCTCTTCTGTACCACCACACCCTCCGCAACCAACCGGTATCCCCCAAAGTAACCCTACCGTATCCCTCTTGCATCCTTCTGTTGGAAATCGTAACCGTCCCACTGCCTTGACTGAGTTTGCCAGCCACAGCCAACCAGCTGGCCCAG TCATAGAGCGCTCCTTCTCCCTGGGCACAACTGCGATGGACAACGTCTTACCtcttgtaaaaaacacaattcctCAGCTGACGTCCAAAAAACACAAGGGTCAGGATGGGCGTATTGGAATCATTGGTGGATGTCAAGA GTACACGGGAGCACCTTATTTTGCAGCTATCTCGGCTTTAAAAGCA gGAGCTGATCTGTCTCATGTATTCTGTACCAAAGAGGCAGCCCCAGTGATCAAGTCCTACAGTCCAGAACTCATCGTTCATCCAGTACT AGACAGTCCTAATGCTGTAGAGGAGATCGAGAAATGGCTACCAAGACTTCACAGTCTGGTTGTTGGTCCGGGCCTTGGAAGGGAGGATATGCTTTTAAAGAATGCAAAG GAGATTATAGAGCGGTCAAAACTCAGAAGCATCCCAATCATCATAGATGCT GATGGACTTTGGTTAGTGGCAAAAGAACCATCAGTTATTCAAGGATATCAGAAAGGCATCCTCACACCTAACGTTATGGAGTTTAGTCGTCTGTATGAAGCCATG CACCACGAGCCCCTGGATAGCAACGACCACAAGAGAAGCGCACAGCAACTAAGCATCGCCATGGGTAACCTAACCttggttttaaagggagaggAGGACATCATTACTGACGGAAAAAACA TGCTTAAGTGTAGTCAGGAAGGCAGTGGACGCCGTTGTGGGGGACAGGGAGATCTGCTTTCTGGCTCTTTGGGAGTCTTTGCGCATTGGGCATTCAGCTCATCCACAGATGCAACTAAAGG catGAATCCCTCACTGGTGGCTGCATTTGGTGCTACTTCTCTAACAAGGCAATGTAATCGTCAGGCGTTCCACAAACATGGCAGATCTACGACCACCTCTGACATGATCCAGGAGATAAGCAGCTCTTTCAAGAAgttgtttgaaagctga
- the naxd gene encoding ATP-dependent (S)-NAD(P)H-hydrate dehydratase isoform X5: MSLEKLMEKFLEQSMEAEENFYRLEEQRLQAEDKRREEEHSRELQMLQMLGQIFTGISTASSVPPHPPQPTGIPQSNPTVSLLHPSVGNRNRPTALTEFASHSQPAGPGLLMDEGDVEFIERSFSLGTTAMDNVLPLVKNTIPQLTSKKHKGQDGRIGIIGGCQEYTGAPYFAAISALKAGADLSHVFCTKEAAPVIKSYSPELIVHPVLDSPNAVEEIEKWLPRLHSLVVGPGLGREDMLLKNAKEIIERSKLRSIPIIIDADGLWLVAKEPSVIQGYQKGILTPNVMEFSRLYEAMHHEPLDSNDHKRSAQQLSIAMGNLTLVLKGEEDIITDGKNMLKCSQEGSGRRCGGQGDLLSGSLGVFAHWAFSSSTDATKGMNPSLVAAFGATSLTRQCNRQAFHKHGRSTTTSDMIQEISSSFKKLFES; this comes from the exons ATGTCGCTGGAGAAGCTGATGGAGAAGTTTTTGGAACAGAGCATGGAAGCGGAAGAGAACTTTTACAGGCTCGAGGAGCAGCGTCTTCAGGCAGAGGATAAGCGCAGAGAGGAAGAACATTCCAGAGAGTTGCAGATGCTTCAGATGCTGGGCCAGATTTTCACGGGCATCAGCACGGCCTCTTCTGTACCACCACACCCTCCGCAACCAACCGGTATCCCCCAAAGTAACCCTACCGTATCCCTCTTGCATCCTTCTGTTGGAAATCGTAACCGTCCCACTGCCTTGACTGAGTTTGCCAGCCACAGCCAACCAGCTGGCCCAGGTCTGCTCATGGATGAGGGTGACGTTGAAT TCATAGAGCGCTCCTTCTCCCTGGGCACAACTGCGATGGACAACGTCTTACCtcttgtaaaaaacacaattcctCAGCTGACGTCCAAAAAACACAAGGGTCAGGATGGGCGTATTGGAATCATTGGTGGATGTCAAGA GTACACGGGAGCACCTTATTTTGCAGCTATCTCGGCTTTAAAAGCA gGAGCTGATCTGTCTCATGTATTCTGTACCAAAGAGGCAGCCCCAGTGATCAAGTCCTACAGTCCAGAACTCATCGTTCATCCAGTACT AGACAGTCCTAATGCTGTAGAGGAGATCGAGAAATGGCTACCAAGACTTCACAGTCTGGTTGTTGGTCCGGGCCTTGGAAGGGAGGATATGCTTTTAAAGAATGCAAAG GAGATTATAGAGCGGTCAAAACTCAGAAGCATCCCAATCATCATAGATGCT GATGGACTTTGGTTAGTGGCAAAAGAACCATCAGTTATTCAAGGATATCAGAAAGGCATCCTCACACCTAACGTTATGGAGTTTAGTCGTCTGTATGAAGCCATG CACCACGAGCCCCTGGATAGCAACGACCACAAGAGAAGCGCACAGCAACTAAGCATCGCCATGGGTAACCTAACCttggttttaaagggagaggAGGACATCATTACTGACGGAAAAAACA TGCTTAAGTGTAGTCAGGAAGGCAGTGGACGCCGTTGTGGGGGACAGGGAGATCTGCTTTCTGGCTCTTTGGGAGTCTTTGCGCATTGGGCATTCAGCTCATCCACAGATGCAACTAAAGG catGAATCCCTCACTGGTGGCTGCATTTGGTGCTACTTCTCTAACAAGGCAATGTAATCGTCAGGCGTTCCACAAACATGGCAGATCTACGACCACCTCTGACATGATCCAGGAGATAAGCAGCTCTTTCAAGAAgttgtttgaaagctga
- the rab20 gene encoding ras-related protein Rab-20, which translates to MPQATRTKKPDVKVVILGDMNVGKTSLLHRYTEKKFKDTISTVGGAFFLKQWGPYNISIWDTAGREQFHGLGSMYCRGAAAVILTYDVTNWQSLAELENRFLSLTDTANADCIFAIVGNKADLTDTHVQGPETDGEQAEEPHPVVTCPTSPAILHKQVSREDAIALYSHVLRYKGLEEKACLPADKMCFETSAKTGYNVDTLFESLFDLVLPSILKKRSEGESSTVDLESPMEVKTNKAGCCS; encoded by the exons ATGCCTCAAGCCACAAGGACCAAGAAACCCGACGTGAAAGTCGTCATTCTGGGGGACATGAACGTGGGAAAGACTTCTCTCCTTCACAGatacactgaaaaaaagttTAAGGACACAATAAGCACCGTCGGAGGGGCGTTCTTCTTGAAACAGTGGGGACCCTACAACATATCCATATGGGACACCGCAG GTCGGGAGCAGTTCCACGGCCTCGGCTCGATGTACTGCCGTGGAGCGGCTGCAGTCATACTCACATATGACGTTACAAACTGGCAGAGCCTGGCTGAGCTGGAAAACCGCTTCCTGTCCCTGACCGACACTGCCAACGCTGACTGCATTTTTGCCATAGTGGGTAACAAGGCGGATCTGACCGACACTCACGTTCAAGGGCCAGAAACAGACGGGGAGCAAGCGGAGGAGCCTCATCCCGTCGTCACGTGTCCGACTTCTCCCGCAATTCTGCACAAACAGGTGAGCAGGGAAGATGCAATTGCCCTGTACAGCCACGTGCTGCGCTATAAAGGTCTGGAGGAGAAGGCCTGCCTGCCTGCGGACAAGATGTGCTTTGAGACGAGTGCTAAAACAGGTTACAACGTGGACACTTTGTTTGAATCTCTCTTTGATCTTGTACTACCCTCCATTTTGAAGAAAAGGAGCGAGGGGGAGAGCTCCACAGTGGACCTTGAGTCACCCATGGAGGTCAAAACGAATAAAGCAGGATGTTGTTCCTAG